The following proteins are encoded in a genomic region of Nicotiana sylvestris chromosome 4, ASM39365v2, whole genome shotgun sequence:
- the LOC104211618 gene encoding uncharacterized protein — protein MFQEDARFIKSSSINSIIFDKHSEKLKREYRMHLEASIDVARLLLLYGLPFRGHDESESSTNQGLFQGFLRWHGDKHPDVGKTILENAPQNDTLTCPIIQKDIINACAKETLKAIIGDLNGDYFGILVDESKDISHKEQMALVLCYVDKNGEVVERFVGLVHVSDTSACSLKETIYSLLSDHSLSPSQIRGQGYDGASNMRGEISGLKTLIMKDSSSAYYIHCFAHQLQLTLVAMSKKHLDVEDFFCHVTNVLNVIGVSFKRRDLLRHLQAEKLEQLLESGEIHTGRVLNQERGLQRPGDTRWGSHFKTLDNFIVIFSSIIRVLEVIEHEGSTSNERNQAKYLLSEIITFKFVFMLHLMLKVLAMSNELNKILQKRDQDIVNAVEFLKITKKRLQDMRETGWEYLLDDVSSFCHMHDIIIPKMDESYFPGKSKRKSSGICYSHHLRVDIFYAVIDVQLQELNDRFGVVSSELLLGMASLNPVNSFANFDKGRIMALTKCYPNEFDEVQIRDLSYQLVFLFQVYALSC, from the coding sequence ATGTTTCAAGAAGATGCTAGATTTATCAAATCATCATCAATCAATTCAATTATTTTTGATAAGCACTCCGAGAAGTTAAAACGTGAGTATCGAATGCATTTAGAAGCATCAATTGATGTGGCAAGACTTCTATTATTGTATGGATTGCCTTTTAGGGGCCATGACGAAAGTGAATCTTCAACAAATCAAGGCCTCTTTCAAGGATTCTTACGATGGCATGGGGACAAGCATCCGGATGTGGGAAAAACAATATTAGAAAATGCTCCACAAAATGATACTTTGACTTGCCCTATAATCCAAAAGGATATTATCAATGCTTGTGCAAAAGAAACATTAAAGGCTATAATTGGAGACTTGAATGGAGATTACTTTGGTATATTAGTTGATGAGTCCAAAGATATCTCACACAAAGAACAAATGGCTCTTGTTTTGTGTTATGTTGATAAGAATGGTGAAGTGGTAGAGCGATTTGTTGGTCTTGTTCATGTTAGTGATACATCAGCATGCTCATTGAAGGAAACAATCTACTCTTTGCTTTCAGACCACTCACTAAGTCCATCCCAAATACGTGGACAAGGTTATGATGGAGCTAGTAACATGAGGGGAGAGATAAGTGGTCTTAAGACTTTGATTATGAAAGACAGCTCATCAGCATATTACATTCATTGCTTTGCTCATCAATTGCAATTAACACTTGTAGCTATGTCTAAAAAGCATTTGGATGTCGAAGACTTCTTCTGTCATGTTACAAATGTGTTGAATGTCATTGGAGTATCTTTTAAGCGCAGAGATTTGCTTCGCCATCTTCAAGCTGAAAAACTGGAGCAATTACTTGAGTCTGGTGAAATTCATACCGGGCGAGTACTAAATCAAGAACGTGGGCTTCAAAGACCAGGTGATACTCGTTGGGGATCACATTTCAAAACATTAGATAACTTTATTGTTATTTTCTCATCTATTATTCGTGTGCTTGAAGTGATTGAACATGAAGGTTCTACCTCAAATGAGAGAAATCAAGCAAAATATCTTTTGAGTGAGATAATAACATTTAAATTTGTTTTTATGCTTCACTTGATGTTGAAAGTTTTGGCAATGTCAAATGAGTTGAACAAGATCCTACAAAAGAGAGATCAAGATATTGTTAATGCCGTGGAGTTTCTTAAGATTACAAAGAAAAGATTGCAAGATATGAGGGAAACTGGATGGGAATATTTGCTAGATGATGTTTCCTCATTTTGTcatatgcatgatattataattCCCAAGATGGATGAATCCTATTTTCCTGGAAAGTCGAAGCGCAAGTCTTCTGGTATTTGTTATTCACACCACTTGCGTGTTGATATCTTTTATGCTGTAATTGATGTGCAACTTCAAGAGCTTAATGACCGTTTTGGTGTAGTGAGTAGCGAATTGCTTCTTGGGATGGCTAGCTTGAATCCAGTCAATTCTTTTGCTAATTTTGATAAAGGTAGAATAATGGCTTTAACAAAATGTTACCCAAATGAGTTTGATGAAGTACAAATTCGAGACTTGAGTTATCAACTTGTTTTTTTATTCCAAGTTTATGCATTAAGTTGTTAA
- the LOC138889925 gene encoding uncharacterized protein codes for MKDLVTKKRSMDCETIKITHQVSVIVNSMAPKLEDPGAFTIPCTIGSADFAKALCDLGASTNFMPYSIFKTLGIGQPRPTSMRLQMADRTMKRPLGIIVDVLVWVDKFILLDDFVILDCEVDYEVPIILGRPFLATRKALVDVEVGELTFRVGDENVVFHVCKLMKQPSSTKVCSFMDLVTTVIVDDTNAMINVEDPLEALLLNLDVNDDEVDSTLAVLQKQKKAIGWTLADIQGISPAFCMHKIILEDDAKTSMEHQRRLKEAMQDVVKKEVIK; via the exons atgaaggacttggtaacaaagaagcggtctatggattgtgaaactataaagataactcaccaagttagtgtaaTAGTgaattcaatggccccgaagcttgaagatcccggtgctttcaccattccttgcaccattgggagtgcggattttgctaaagctctatgtgatttgggggctagtaccAATTTTATGCCCTATTCCATTTTCAAGACTTTAGGTATTGGGCAGCCAAGAccaacttccatgagattacaaatggcagatagaacgatgaagagaccattgggtattattgttGATGTGCTTGTCTGGGTGGATAAATTTATCTTGCTAgatgactttgtgatcttggattgtgaggtggattatgaagttcctatcattttggggagacctttccttgctacgaggaaggccttagttgatgtggaagtaggggaactcaccttccgggtgggtgatgaaaacgTGGTCTTTCATGTTTGCAAATTAATGAAGCAGCCCAGCAGTACGAAGGTGTGCTCTTTTATGGACCTTGTCAcaacagtgatagttgatgataccaatgcaatgatcaatgtggaggaccctttggaggccttattgttgaatcttgatgtcaatgatgacgaG GTTGattccacattggcggtgcttcaaaagcaaaaaaaggcaattggatggactttagctgatattcaggggataagccccgcattctgtatgcacaaaattattctggaagatgatgcaaagacctccatggaacatcaaaggaggttgaaagAGGCAATGCAAGacgttgtgaaaaaggaggtgatcaagtga